AAAGCCCTAAAGGGCTAACCCGTGGGAGTGGAGAGGTGCGACAAGCCCAGCGGGGTCGTCCGGGGGGAGTGCAGAGGGGGCCTCGGAGGGGCGGCAGCCCCTAACAGGCCCCCATCTGCCCCCGCCGGAGGCGGCCCAAACTAAAATAAAGAAAAGTTCCCGTGCCCGCAGGGCACAGAAGCCACCTCTCAAAGGACAAGCCCACACCCCAAATTCTCTGCCAACGAGCCCGCTCTTAACAACCAAGCGCCACTCCTGAGACTTCCTGCAGCCAACCAGACGCCCCCGATTTCCCATTCAGCGCGAAAGCGCACGCTGGCATTACGCGGCGCGGAGGGAGATCACAGAGCGAAGCGAGGAAGCTCCCGGAGCAAAAGCCGCGCAACCCTCGCGGAATGGTGGAATATGGAAAGCCCTAAAGGGCTAACCCGTGGGAGTGGAGAGGTGCGACAAGCCCAGCGGGGTCGTCCGGGGGGAGTGCAGAGGGGGCCTCGGAGGGGCAGCAGCCCCTAACAGGCCCCCATCTGCCCCCGCCGGAGGCGGCCCAAACTAAAATAAAGAAAAGCTCCCGTGCCCGCAGGGCACAGAAGCCACCTCTCAAAGGACAAGCCCTGCTTTGTTTTGCTTTGAGCAGTCGACCACAAAGAGCACTTACTCGCTCCGCAACCGCGCAAAATCAAAGATAAAAAGCCACCGTGCCCGCAGGCACAAAAAAAGGGCCTTGCGGCCCTTTTCCTGCGCCAAAGCGCAAACCATCACTGCGCAGCAGCACTACTCTACAATCACGGCCTTCTTGATGATGACATTTTCCATAGGCACGTCGTCATAATAGCCCTTTTTGCCAGTGGTGACAGCGGCGATCTTGTCCACCACTTCCTGACCCTTGATCACCTTGCCAAAGACCGCATAGCCCCAACCCTGGGGCGTCTGGCTCTTGAAGTCCAGAAAGTCATTGTCCTTGGTATTGATGAAGAACTGGGCGGTGGCCGAATGCGGCTCGCCGGTGCGGGCCATGGCAATGGTGTACTTTTTATTTTTGAGGCCGTTGTCCGCTTCGTTGCGGATGGCGGCGCGGGTTTCTTTCTGCTTCAGGTCAGGCGTGAACCCGCCGCCCTGAATCATAAAACTCTTGATGACACGGTGAAAAACAGTGCCGTCGTAAAAACCAGATTTGACGTACTGCACAAAGTTGGCGGTGCTGATGGGGGCTTTACGGGCGTCCAGGCGCACGATGATGTCGCCATAGTTGGTCTCAAGCTTCACAGCCGGATCGGGAGTGGCGGCATGAGCGGAAGAAAACCCGAGCCCCACGGCCATGAGCGGGGCCGCCATCAGACAGAGAGACAGGGCAAGGGCGCGAAACATGACGCCGGAACGGAAAAATTTCATATGTAACTCCTTACATTGCTGCGGTATGATGAAGGCCGGACGTCCGCCCGGCCGCTTTGCCACGCTACCACGGCAGCCCACGGCCATCAAGTTACTGTCAGATAACGGCTGTACGCCGTTTTGGCGACATATTGGCCGCACAAGCGCAGAGTAACTTTGAGAATGTACATTCTCAAAGTTTAAGGCACGCTCGCTACGGCGTTTAACCGTGCAGATAAACTGCGCTTACGCCTTCGCGGCGGGCGTCTGATCACGCACCCGCCAGAGCAATTTCAAAGTTAAATTGCTCAAATGTCACACGCCGTCTCGTGCGGCATCCTGCGCCCACATGCGGCCTTTGCGCGTGGCCGCATCCGGCGTTGGCGGCGTTTTGCGCGGGGCGGGACTTGCTAAACCTGGCTTGTGTCATATAGTATAGGCAAGAAGACAGGAGATACGGCTTGTCCGGCATGCGTAAGGAAATCATCCTCGCGGCAGCGCCGTGCGTCAGCCCGTGGAGGAATGCCGGGCCGGTCAGGCTTCAACAGTTTTTCGGAGGATATAATGTCGAATACTCGCAGTGTTGCGCAAAGCGGCGTCAGTAGCGTTGCTTCCATTTACATGCGTCAGGTTTACCAGTGGATGACCGTGGGCCTTGGCGTCACGACTCTTATGGCCTGGTTTGTC
The window above is part of the Desulfovibrio sp. genome. Proteins encoded here:
- a CDS encoding peptidylprolyl isomerase; protein product: MKFFRSGVMFRALALSLCLMAAPLMAVGLGFSSAHAATPDPAVKLETNYGDIIVRLDARKAPISTANFVQYVKSGFYDGTVFHRVIKSFMIQGGGFTPDLKQKETRAAIRNEADNGLKNKKYTIAMARTGEPHSATAQFFINTKDNDFLDFKSQTPQGWGYAVFGKVIKGQEVVDKIAAVTTGKKGYYDDVPMENVIIKKAVIVE